The uncultured Roseibium sp. DNA segment AAGCAGTTGCAGGTGGAGGGATGCGGTAGCTGAGCTGCATTTAATCAACCATAAATTTTATTATCAATGAAATCTCTAATGGGTGGAATTCGACCAATATCGCAATGCCGGCAATTTTTTGATCATTTGGCCAAATGAATTCGATTTACTATCGGCTGTGTATCCCTCTGCTCTGCAAATGAGTCAGCCCTAGATCCGGTCAGAGGTGGGAACGGTTCGAAGCTTCTTCCCCTCAAGCTCCCCTCCCGCCGCCGGGTTTCCCCGGCAGCGGTCGTTTTCCCGATCACCGGTTGTCGAGCTGCGCGCGAACGCGCAGGAGGCCCAAGCGGGTGATTAGGTAGGGGCCTCCGGACTTGGAGGCGATGTAGCGGCGGCGTTTGAGTTTTTTAAACAGCGCCAGCGGGCAGCCAGACCAGGCCCATCCGTCGCGGGTGATGGTCCGGGTGTCGGTGATGCGGCCATGGTCGTCCTTTTCCACGACAATGCGGCCGCCTTGAGCGAGCAGGTGCAGGACCCGTTGCTCAGGTTTTGAGATGTCCATTGATTTTCAAGTCTTCATGTCATGCGCGCGTAGGCGCACCTCAGCGATCACGCACCGCAGCCAGTCGCTTGCGGCGGTGTTGTTCACTGATGCCCGGTCGGGGTGACCGGGCCTTAACGGGCCTCTCGGCGTCCGTACATGAAGTCTCCATCAGAATGTTCGGTGCTGACTTAGGAGGTGCGTGCGGGGAGTGCAAGGGGGATGCAGGTATTGAGGCGGTCATCCCCGACTTGATCGGGAATCCAATCGCTTCCAGAGCGGATTTTGTTTTGGCTCAGCGCCAGCCGCGCAGATCGACCCTTTTCCAGCTTTCCCGGAATGCGGCGAGGTGGATTGGACCCCCGATCAAGTCGGGGGTGACGGCAGAAAGATGGGGCGAGCCCGGGTACATCCGAAAGCGCATATGAGGATCAAGACGCCTTGATCGGTGAAATTGGCGGTAGGAGTTTCTCACCCCCTGCGGCACTGCGGCGCTGGTCTTAATCTGGTTTTAGGACGTGTTGTTCGTTATAAAATTCAAGCGGATGACGATTTGCATGATGCAACTGATTCCCGGAGACTGGCATGGCGGATGCGGCAAAGCGGAATGGAAATGGGGCCCCGGCGGGCCCTGATCTCGAGACACTCCCGATCGGGGAGGTTCTGACCAGTCTGAAGACGGACCCTGACAAGGGGCTTTCCGACGATGAGGCGAGGGAGCGGCTTGCGGCTTACGGCCCCAACGCCCTGCCGGAAAAACACGAATCCTTCGCCCGCAAGGTTCTGAATTATTTCATCGGCCCGATCGCCTTCATGATCGAAGCGGCGGCGCTGGTTTCCGCCTTTCTCGGCCGCTGGGACGATTTCGCCATTATTTTCGGGCTGCTGATCTTCAACGCCGCGCTTGAACTCTGGCAGGACCGCAAGGCGTCGAGCGCGCTGGCAGCCTTGAAGCAGAGCCTGGCGCCTCAGGCTACGGTGCTCAGGGGCGGAGCGTTCCGGACAGTGGACGCGGCAGAGCTTGTGCCCGGCGATATGGTGCAGATCCGTCTCGGGGCGATCGTACCGGCGGACTTGCGGCTGGTCTCGGGCGATTTCGCCTCCATCGATCAGGCCGCCCTGACCGGCGAATCCCTTCCGGCCACCAAGAAACCGGGTGACGAGGCCTATTCCGGCAGCGTGGTCAAGCAGGGCGAGATGACCGGGGTCGTCATCGCCACCGGGTCCAACACCTTCTTCGGCCGCACGGCCAAGCTGGTCGCCGGGGCGGGGTCGGTCGGCCATGCCCAGCGCGCCATGTTCCAGATCGGCAACTTCCTGATCGCCGTCGCGGTGGTGCTGGCGCTGATCATGGTGGCGGTGCAGGTCTACCGGGATATCGTTCTGTCCGACACCTGGGGCGTGGCGGACGCGCTCGACATCCTGCAATTCGTGCTGATCCTGCTGGTGGCCTCGATCCCCGTCGCGATGCCGGCGGTTTTTTCCATCACCATGGCGCTTGGCGCGCTGGCGCTGTCGAAGGAAAAGGCGATCGTGTCGCGTCTGGCGGCGATCGAGGAAATGGCGGGCGTCGATATCCTGTGTTCCGACAAGACCGGCACGCTGACCAAGAACCAGCTGACCATCGGCGAGCCAATCCTGCTGGCGGCCACGGACCCGCAAGATGTGGTGCTGGCGGCCGTTCTCGCCTCCAAGGAAGAAGACCACGACGTCATCGACAGTGCGGTCATTGCCGCCCTGAAAGACCCCGACGGGCCGAAAGCCTATCGACTAAAGAAATTCGTACCGTTCGACCCGGTGTCGAAGCGCACCCAGGCGACAGTCAGCGATGCCTCGGGCAAACAGATCACCGTTGCCAAGGGCGCGCCCCAGGCGATTGTCGATCTGGCGAAACCGCCTGAGGAGATCTCAGACAAGGTGACGCAAACGGTCGCCGACCTTGGCGCCAAGGGCTACCGGGCGCTCGGGGTGGCGCGCTCCGAGGATGGCGGCAAGAGCTGGAGCCTGCTCGGCATCCTGCCCATGTTCGATCCGCCACGGGACGATTCCAAGGCAACCATCG contains these protein-coding regions:
- a CDS encoding YjhX family toxin, producing MDISKPEQRVLHLLAQGGRIVVEKDDHGRITDTRTITRDGWAWSGCPLALFKKLKRRRYIASKSGGPYLITRLGLLRVRAQLDNR
- a CDS encoding plasma-membrane proton-efflux P-type ATPase, yielding MADAAKRNGNGAPAGPDLETLPIGEVLTSLKTDPDKGLSDDEARERLAAYGPNALPEKHESFARKVLNYFIGPIAFMIEAAALVSAFLGRWDDFAIIFGLLIFNAALELWQDRKASSALAALKQSLAPQATVLRGGAFRTVDAAELVPGDMVQIRLGAIVPADLRLVSGDFASIDQAALTGESLPATKKPGDEAYSGSVVKQGEMTGVVIATGSNTFFGRTAKLVAGAGSVGHAQRAMFQIGNFLIAVAVVLALIMVAVQVYRDIVLSDTWGVADALDILQFVLILLVASIPVAMPAVFSITMALGALALSKEKAIVSRLAAIEEMAGVDILCSDKTGTLTKNQLTIGEPILLAATDPQDVVLAAVLASKEEDHDVIDSAVIAALKDPDGPKAYRLKKFVPFDPVSKRTQATVSDASGKQITVAKGAPQAIVDLAKPPEEISDKVTQTVADLGAKGYRALGVARSEDGGKSWSLLGILPMFDPPRDDSKATIDLAEAKGVSVKMITGDDTAIARETARQLGLGTNIVAAADAFPKDMDPDNVPDHIADAIERADGFARVFPEHKYAIVKALQDRGHLVAMTGDGVNDAPALKQADCGTAVSGATDAARGAADLILTAPGLSVINAAIDEARRIFGRITSYTVYRIALTMDIMFLVVLSTVFLEFQPLTAVMIVIMSLLDDLPIMTIAYDNTAVAEKPIRWQMQRLLGVSAVLGLASVVQSFGLLLIGMEVLSNPAAQAIFPLFDKSHLQTVMFLQLVAGGHLLLLVTRTGDWFFKPPYPAKPLFVAIVATQFLAVLMCGFGWIVPAISWTLIAWVWVYLLAWLGVLGVVRVLTEQFVDHRIGKWARALRLVNTRLQSR